In Nissabacter sp. SGAir0207, the genomic stretch GGGTCAGGATCGGCTGGCCGCGATCGCCAATCGCCTCGGTCAGCGCCTTGCTGTTGGCCGCCTTGGGCCGCAGTTGCAGCACCTCGCCGTGGCGGGCGGTGATGCTCTCCACCTTGCCCAGCACAATCATGTCCATCAGCTCTTCCCAGTCGCAGCGCAACTGTGCCTCCTCCTCCGGGCTGGGCGACCAGAGCAGCGGCGCGCCGATGCGCCGCGCCGCCAGCGGCAACTGGCGCTCGCCCTCCACCGGCACCCAGAGCACCCGCGCCAGCTTGTGGCGCACGTGGCTGCGCTCCCAGCTGACGCCGCTGTTGCCGGTCAGCGGCGCAACACAGACGAAGGTGGTCTCCAGCGGTTTGCCCGCGGCATCAATCGGGATGGTTTTCAACTCCACGCCGAGCGCCGGGAAGTCCCGCTCGGCCTTGCTGCCAGCCGTCGCACCGAGATAGAACTCCAGCAACATGCCGACCCACCCCTTGTCGCGCTTGAGGTCAGCCGGGATGGCGATGCCCGCGCGCGCCGCCAGCTCGCCCAGCGACTGGCCGGCCAGTGCCTGCGCGCGTTGCAGCAGTTCCTCACAATCATTTGGCGGGGGCAGGGGCGAAAGGCTCATGGTAGTCACTCACGGTTGATTAAAAAATATACAGTCGCGCAGCCCCTATTTTGGCAGGTCAGGCAGGTGGCGGCACACTGGAAATAATAGCATGATTTGTCTGGGGATTTTCCCGGCCCATAGCAGGCATTTACCGATCGGCCCGCTTTTTTTCACCGCCTGATCACTGCTATAAACCGGATCTTGCACCAGGTTATCCACAGATTTTTTGGATAAGAGAGGGCAAAGCACATAACTGGTTCCATTTACAGCCTTGACTCCCGGCGTTTTTGCCGGTTTTACTCTTTTCATGCCCAATAAATTGGCGTTATCTGTGGATAAAAGCGACATTGGTCACTATTTAGACATATTAACATCATAAGGTGATATTGATCACATTATCATTGCCAGCCAGCCCGGCGTTATTGGGGTATGCGGCTGTTTTAAATAGGAATATGCCGATGGGCTCTAAGGGGGTTTTTATCCACTGCCTGCCCCTATTTTACCCGGATTGCCACTTCTGCACAAAGATATCCACAGAAAAAGTGAATAAAATGGCCCCCCGATCTGGGTATATGTTTATAACTTGGCAGCAAGCTGTGGGTTAACTCAATGTTATTCCGTGCGGCGGGCCGTGAAGCAGTGGTTTACCGCCTGTTGGGAGTGTGAAACAATCAAGACATATGCATTTACGCTTATTTGAGGTAGTCCGGTGATCGATGATGATGGCTACCGCCCGAATGTTGGTATCGTAATCTGTAATCGGCAGGGGCAGGTATTATGGGCCCGTCGTTACGGTCAGCACTCCTGGCAGTTTCCCCAGGGGGGAATCAACCCCGGTGAGACCGCCGAGCAGGCGATGTACCGTGAACTGTTTGAAGAAGTGGGACTGAACCGCAAGGATGTCCGCATCCTGGCCTCAACCCGCAACTGGTTGCGCTATAAATTGCCAAAACGTTTGGTGCGTTGGGACACAAAGCCGGTATGTATCGGCCAAAAGCAAAAATGGTTTCTCTTGCAGCTCATGTGCGACGATGCGGATATCAATATGCAGCGCAGCAGCACGCCGGAGTTTGACGGCTGGCGCTGGGTCAGCTTCTGGTATCCGGTGCGCCAGGTCGTCTCCTTTAAACGTGACGTCTACCGGCGCGTGATG encodes the following:
- the mutH gene encoding DNA mismatch repair endonuclease MutH — protein: MSLSPLPPPNDCEELLQRAQALAGQSLGELAARAGIAIPADLKRDKGWVGMLLEFYLGATAGSKAERDFPALGVELKTIPIDAAGKPLETTFVCVAPLTGNSGVSWERSHVRHKLARVLWVPVEGERQLPLAARRIGAPLLWSPSPEEEAQLRCDWEELMDMIVLGKVESITARHGEVLQLRPKAANSKALTEAIGDRGQPILTLPRGFYLKKPFTAALLARHFLL
- the rppH gene encoding RNA pyrophosphohydrolase; the protein is MIDDDGYRPNVGIVICNRQGQVLWARRYGQHSWQFPQGGINPGETAEQAMYRELFEEVGLNRKDVRILASTRNWLRYKLPKRLVRWDTKPVCIGQKQKWFLLQLMCDDADINMQRSSTPEFDGWRWVSFWYPVRQVVSFKRDVYRRVMKEFSTTVMPMQELSPPRSPPAYRRKRG